The nucleotide window AAAATCGACGGGGTATTTGGATGGGGTACCTACTGGGCTCTAAGGAATTTCCAATACGAATTCGGTTTGGAGATCGATGGGGTTGCTGGCTGGAAAACAAAACTCAAGCTTGCGAAGGCGACGCCAAATGCGAAAATTGCCTGGGGTGGCGAAACACAAGGTGGTGGCTCAGCTGGAGGTGGCGGTCAAGGTCAGTCAGCAGCTAAACCGGCTGCAACAAATACACCCAATGGATTCTCACAAAATGATATCCAGCTTATGGCTAATGCGGTGTATGGCGAAGCCAGGGGTGAACCGTATACCGGGCAGGTAGCAGTCGCAGCGGTAATTTTAAATCGCTTGGACAGTGCCACGTTCCCGAATACAATATCCGGGGTTATTTTCGAACCTAGGGCATTTACAGCCGTGGCTGATGGACAAATCTGGCTCACGCCAAATGAGACTGCAAAAAAAGCTGTTCTTGATGCTATCAATGGCTGGGACCCTACTGGTAATGCTATGTACTATTTTAATCCCGATACAGCAACCAGCGCCTGGATTTGGTCACGTCCGCAAATCAAAAAGATTGGAAAACACATTTTTTGTAAATAGGGGTGAGTTGAATTGCTAAGAGGAATTGCCATAGCAGTCCTGGTTGTTGGAATTGCAGGAACAGCATTCTGGGGTTATCAGGAACATAGGGAAAAAACAGCAGTACTTATCAATGCAGAAAACAATTATCAAAGGGCTTTTCATGATTTGACCTATCAAATTGATTTACTCAACGATAAAATCGGTACAACACTTGCGATGAATTCAAGAAGTTCATTATCGCCTCAACTAGCGGAAGTATGGAAGATCACTTCCCAGGCCCATAATGATGTTGGCCAGCTTCCCTTGACACTTTTGCCTTTCAATAAAACGGAAGAGTTTTTAGCGAATATAGGGAATTTTAGTTATAAAGCTGCGATTCGTGATCTGGATAAAGAACCGTTGACAGAAAAAGAATATTCGACGTTAAAGACCCTGTATGAGCAATCAGGTGAAATTCAGCAGGATTTAAGAAAAGTCCAGCATATGGTACTGGAAAATAATCTTCGCTGGATGGATGTAGAGCTAGCCCTTGCGACTGAAAAAGGACAAACTGACAATACCATCATTGATGGTTTCAAGACAGTTGAAAAAACAGTCGAAGGCTATACGGAAACAGATTTCGGTCCAGCACAGATCAATCTTCAGAAGAAGGATGAAAACTTTAAAAAGCTGCCTGGTAAAAAGATA belongs to Mesobacillus subterraneus and includes:
- the sleB gene encoding spore cortex-lytic enzyme, with the translated sequence MKNYRSILKVMTALALIMSLVQFSEVDQRAEAFTSQVLQQGSTGEDVIELQSRLKHIGFYTGKIDGVFGWGTYWALRNFQYEFGLEIDGVAGWKTKLKLAKATPNAKIAWGGETQGGGSAGGGGQGQSAAKPAATNTPNGFSQNDIQLMANAVYGEARGEPYTGQVAVAAVILNRLDSATFPNTISGVIFEPRAFTAVADGQIWLTPNETAKKAVLDAINGWDPTGNAMYYFNPDTATSAWIWSRPQIKKIGKHIFCK